In Aequorivita sp. H23M31, a single window of DNA contains:
- a CDS encoding M28 family metallopeptidase, with protein MKKFIPFVLLLLLIACKEEKKEKTEAIQVSEATIANKIERLASDEFMGRMPFTEGDIKTTTYLEKQFKDLGLEPGNGDSYFQKVPMVEITGTPSEEMHIGSPKGDFDIDYYKDYVAVTLKTDSVVSLKNSELVFAGFGIVAPEYGWNDYEGIDWKGKTAVVLVNDPGFNSGDSTLFKGDEMTYYGRWTYKYEEAARQGAAGVIIIHETEPASYGWNVIQSGWRGAQLSLESDAPVADVQAWISNEAAQKLMDASPLAGKDYKLMASKKDFKPVPMGITASLSIKNEIKRDSSNNVVAIIPGTDLKDEYIIYSAHWDHLGIGKPVNGDSIYNGAVDNASGTASLLAIAEAFKKSGPTRRSILFMAVTGEEQGLLGSGYYAEHPIYPVEKTVANINMDALSSPGPMKDLTIIGYGQSEMDNYAKEIADGQGRYIIPDPNPGSGGFFRSDHFSFAKIGIPALYASGTTEGFDMSKEEVEKLREDYNQNKYHQPSDEYDPKTTILSGVRFDAQLLYEVGLKLANEDYFPKWNEGSEFKATRDKQMKQ; from the coding sequence ATGAAAAAGTTTATTCCCTTCGTCTTATTGCTTCTTTTAATTGCTTGTAAAGAAGAAAAAAAAGAAAAAACTGAAGCTATTCAAGTAAGTGAAGCAACCATTGCCAACAAAATAGAACGTTTGGCTTCCGATGAATTTATGGGAAGAATGCCCTTTACGGAAGGGGATATAAAAACAACTACTTATTTGGAAAAGCAATTCAAGGATCTCGGTCTTGAACCCGGCAATGGCGATAGCTATTTTCAGAAAGTACCGATGGTTGAAATAACGGGAACTCCTTCCGAAGAAATGCATATTGGGAGTCCAAAAGGAGATTTTGATATCGATTATTATAAGGATTATGTTGCGGTAACCTTAAAAACTGATTCCGTTGTTAGCCTTAAGAATTCTGAACTCGTCTTTGCTGGATTTGGCATAGTTGCTCCTGAATATGGCTGGAATGATTACGAAGGAATAGATTGGAAGGGAAAAACCGCGGTAGTCTTGGTGAACGATCCCGGCTTTAATTCTGGAGATTCCACTTTGTTTAAAGGAGATGAAATGACTTATTATGGAAGATGGACGTACAAATATGAGGAAGCAGCTAGGCAGGGGGCTGCGGGTGTAATAATAATCCACGAAACCGAACCAGCCTCTTATGGTTGGAACGTGATCCAAAGCGGTTGGCGTGGTGCGCAGTTGAGTTTGGAAAGCGATGCACCTGTAGCCGATGTTCAAGCTTGGATTAGTAATGAAGCCGCTCAAAAATTGATGGATGCTTCTCCATTGGCCGGAAAAGATTATAAGCTAATGGCGAGTAAAAAGGATTTTAAACCTGTGCCAATGGGCATAACAGCTTCTTTAAGTATCAAAAACGAAATAAAAAGAGATTCATCCAATAACGTGGTTGCCATAATTCCAGGAACCGATCTTAAAGATGAATATATTATTTACTCTGCACATTGGGACCACTTGGGAATTGGGAAACCGGTTAACGGAGATTCTATTTACAATGGTGCCGTAGATAATGCTTCAGGCACTGCAAGTTTGCTGGCAATTGCCGAAGCTTTTAAAAAGTCTGGTCCTACGAGACGATCTATTCTTTTTATGGCCGTTACAGGCGAGGAGCAGGGCTTATTAGGTTCTGGCTATTATGCCGAACATCCAATTTATCCTGTTGAGAAAACGGTGGCAAATATCAACATGGACGCGTTATCAAGCCCAGGTCCAATGAAAGATTTAACCATAATTGGCTATGGTCAAAGTGAAATGGATAATTATGCCAAAGAAATTGCCGATGGACAAGGACGTTATATAATTCCAGATCCAAATCCAGGATCGGGCGGATTTTTTAGATCAGATCATTTTAGTTTTGCCAAGATTGGAATTCCCGCTCTTTATGCATCCGGAACTACAGAAGGCTTTGATATGAGTAAAGAAGAAGTGGAAAAACTTCGTGAAGATTATAACCAAAATAAATACCACCAACCTTCAGATGAATACGATCCTAAAACCACTATATTGAGTGGCGTTCGGTTTGACGCTCAGCTTTTATACGAAGTGGGATTAAAGCTGGCCAATGAGGATTATTTTCCGAAGTGGAATGAGGGGAGCGAATTCAAAGCGACACGGGATAAACAAATGAAACAATAA
- a CDS encoding type 1 glutamine amidotransferase domain-containing protein: protein MKKRVAILATDGFEESELKSPKEAMENEGFEVDIVSPKSGKIKSWSNGDWSNEYNVDKTLDEVNAQDYNALMLPGGVLNPDKLRINEDAIKFIQAFFKEHKPVAAICHGPWSLINAEVVKGRKMTSYKSIRKDLENAGANWVDKEVVVDQGFVTSRNPDDLPAFNKKLIEEIKEGKHERQHA, encoded by the coding sequence ATGAAAAAGAGAGTAGCCATTTTGGCAACAGACGGATTTGAGGAAAGCGAATTGAAATCTCCAAAAGAAGCAATGGAAAATGAGGGTTTTGAAGTGGATATTGTGAGTCCCAAGAGCGGAAAAATAAAATCTTGGAGCAACGGCGATTGGAGCAACGAATATAATGTAGATAAAACTTTAGATGAAGTAAACGCCCAAGATTATAATGCCTTGATGCTGCCAGGAGGAGTTTTAAATCCTGATAAATTAAGAATCAATGAGGACGCCATTAAATTTATCCAAGCCTTTTTTAAAGAACATAAACCGGTTGCCGCTATTTGCCACGGACCATGGTCACTGATCAATGCAGAAGTGGTAAAGGGGAGAAAGATGACCTCATACAAATCGATCAGAAAAGATCTGGAAAATGCAGGAGCCAATTGGGTCGACAAGGAAGTTGTCGTAGATCAGGGATTTGTAACAAGCAGAAATCCCGATGACCTGCCGGCCTTCAACAAAAAATTAATTGAGGAGATTAAAGAAGGAAAGCATGAGCGACAACACGCGTAA
- a CDS encoding LysM peptidoglycan-binding domain-containing protein yields the protein MVKSKYQDVLVLASKLYMRELDVQEENGKLKLSGTVKNQYEKNQLWDAIKRAGGENPSDIVADIKVSDTSALAHHTVKSGESLSKIAKQYYGDAGKYNKIYEANKDKLKSADLIHPGDELVIPNL from the coding sequence ATGGTCAAATCAAAATATCAGGATGTCTTAGTTCTAGCGAGTAAATTATATATGCGGGAATTGGACGTTCAAGAAGAGAACGGAAAACTGAAATTGTCAGGAACCGTAAAAAATCAATATGAGAAAAACCAGCTTTGGGACGCTATCAAACGCGCAGGTGGAGAAAATCCATCGGATATTGTCGCGGATATTAAAGTTTCCGACACTTCCGCACTTGCCCACCATACCGTTAAAAGCGGAGAGAGCCTGAGCAAAATCGCAAAACAATATTATGGCGACGCGGGCAAATACAACAAAATTTATGAAGCGAATAAAGACAAACTGAAATCGGCAGATTTAATCCATCCCGGTGATGAATTGGTAATTCCAAATCTCTAA
- a CDS encoding DUF808 domain-containing protein, with amino-acid sequence MASGIFAVLDDIAAIMDDVAMMSKVAARKTAGILGDDLAVNAEKASGFASSRELPVLWAISKGSLLNKVVILPIAFLLTAFLPVAITVILILGGIYLAYEGAEKIFHFFFPDKLDVPSKFKEGITETEILEIEKGRVKAAIVTDFILSIEIVIIALGSVVGKPLLSQIIVVSFIALLATVGVYGIVALIVRMDEAGYKLIESSKKKKGFIVWFGNLLVNALPYVIRALSVIGTIALIFVSGGIFVHNLDFFHNLFPSWPSLLLEFTVGLIIGFIALFIVLGAKWVWKKFRS; translated from the coding sequence ATGGCTTCAGGAATATTCGCCGTTTTAGATGATATAGCAGCAATTATGGACGACGTAGCCATGATGAGCAAAGTTGCGGCGAGAAAAACCGCAGGAATTTTAGGTGATGATTTAGCGGTTAATGCCGAGAAGGCATCAGGCTTTGCTTCTTCTCGTGAACTTCCGGTATTATGGGCAATTTCAAAAGGCTCATTGCTAAACAAAGTAGTTATCCTTCCCATTGCATTCTTATTAACGGCCTTTTTGCCCGTGGCAATCACGGTGATTTTGATTTTGGGAGGAATCTATTTGGCATATGAAGGGGCGGAGAAAATCTTTCATTTTTTCTTTCCTGATAAATTGGATGTGCCTTCCAAATTTAAAGAAGGAATTACCGAAACCGAAATATTGGAAATAGAAAAGGGGCGGGTAAAGGCGGCAATTGTTACGGATTTTATTCTGTCTATTGAAATCGTAATTATAGCTCTAGGGAGTGTAGTGGGCAAGCCATTGTTATCTCAGATAATCGTGGTCAGTTTTATTGCCTTGTTGGCAACTGTAGGGGTTTATGGCATTGTTGCCCTAATTGTACGTATGGATGAGGCAGGCTATAAATTAATTGAAAGTAGTAAGAAAAAGAAAGGATTCATTGTTTGGTTCGGAAATCTTTTGGTAAATGCTTTGCCCTATGTAATAAGAGCATTGAGCGTAATAGGTACCATTGCCTTGATATTTGTATCAGGGGGAATCTTCGTTCATAATCTGGATTTCTTTCATAATTTGTTTCCCTCGTGGCCTTCTTTACTTCTTGAATTTACTGTGGGTCTTATTATAGGCTTTATTGCTCTGTTCATAGTTTTGGGTGCCAAGTGGGTCTGGAAAAAGTTTAGATCATAA
- a CDS encoding TonB-dependent receptor yields the protein MIKHSLLCLFLLCNLGIFAQTIIIKDQKTNEPIELATLSSGTRLFATTNNEGQADISKFKDVSQIEIRSLGYKTVVRSYEELKIDGFVLPLQPTNLNLDEVVISASKWRQSSDDVPAKVISISPKEIELQNPQTAADLLGISGKVFIQKSQQGGGSPMIRGFSTSRLLYSVDGVRMNTAIFRSGNLQNVINLDPFVMENTEVVFGPGSVVYGSDAIGGVMSFLTLTPQFSLTASPLITGKATARYSSANKEKTGHFDVNVGFKNWSFLTSISSWDFDNLRQGSHGPDDYIRDYHVQRQNGTDVVITNDDKLLQIPSAYSQINMMQKVRFQPNEKFDFQYGFHYSETSEYGRYDRHQRVKNGTARYAEWNYGPQIWMMNNLGISYNESTSIFDQMNIRLAHQWFEESRIDRTLNKSDRSINEEEVSAFSFNADFIKSTSGKNTLFYGIEYVLDDVKSVGKITDVTTGITEAGPSRYPKSTWQSIAAYVTDEYKMTDRFTLSAGARYNQIILDSEFDTTFYPFPFTEAKLNNGALTGSLGGVYRPSDTWVLSTNLGTAFRAPNVDDVGKVFDSAPGQVVVPNPDLKPEYAYNADLGVAKVIADVIKIDVTGYYTHLKNSMLRRDYKLNGQDSIMYQGEMSKIQAIQNSAVANVYGIQAGVEIKLPQGFGLSTDVNFQKGKEELENGDTSPMRHAAPFFGISRLNYNAEKLSMEFNFVFNGKRDFDDMPNGEKSKKEIYALDENGNIYSPAWYTLNFKGLYKLSNSIDLTAGIENLTDQRYRPYASGISGAGRNFIMALTAHF from the coding sequence ATGATAAAACATTCCCTACTTTGTTTATTTCTCCTCTGCAATCTTGGAATTTTCGCCCAAACCATTATCATAAAAGATCAAAAAACCAATGAACCTATTGAACTGGCAACATTGTCAAGCGGTACACGACTTTTTGCTACCACAAATAATGAAGGTCAGGCGGACATTTCCAAATTTAAAGATGTTTCACAAATTGAAATTAGAAGTCTCGGTTATAAAACGGTCGTTAGAAGTTATGAGGAATTGAAAATAGATGGTTTTGTATTACCTCTACAACCTACCAATCTAAACCTGGATGAGGTGGTAATTTCCGCTTCCAAATGGAGACAGAGTAGTGATGATGTTCCGGCAAAGGTAATTTCTATTAGTCCCAAGGAAATCGAATTGCAAAATCCGCAAACCGCAGCCGACCTTTTAGGAATTTCGGGAAAGGTTTTTATTCAGAAAAGTCAACAAGGAGGAGGGAGTCCGATGATTCGTGGATTCTCAACCAGCCGACTTCTATATTCTGTCGATGGTGTACGTATGAATACTGCCATATTCCGTTCAGGAAATTTACAGAATGTTATTAACCTAGATCCTTTCGTCATGGAAAATACCGAGGTGGTTTTTGGACCAGGTTCTGTCGTTTATGGAAGTGATGCCATTGGAGGTGTTATGAGTTTTCTTACATTGACTCCACAGTTCTCATTGACGGCCTCACCTTTGATAACTGGAAAAGCTACGGCACGTTATTCCTCTGCAAATAAAGAGAAAACCGGACATTTTGATGTGAACGTTGGTTTTAAAAATTGGAGTTTCTTGACGAGCATTAGTTCTTGGGATTTTGATAACCTTCGTCAAGGAAGTCACGGCCCAGACGATTATATCCGCGATTACCACGTACAGCGTCAAAATGGGACAGACGTTGTGATTACCAATGATGATAAGTTGTTGCAAATTCCTTCGGCTTATTCGCAGATAAATATGATGCAAAAAGTCAGGTTTCAGCCTAATGAAAAATTTGATTTCCAATACGGATTTCACTACTCAGAAACTTCGGAATATGGACGTTATGATCGTCACCAACGCGTAAAAAATGGAACTGCACGTTATGCCGAATGGAATTACGGTCCACAAATATGGATGATGAACAATTTAGGTATTTCTTATAATGAATCCACCTCAATTTTTGATCAGATGAATATTCGTCTGGCACACCAATGGTTTGAAGAGAGCCGTATCGATCGAACATTAAACAAATCTGATAGGAGTATAAATGAAGAGGAAGTAAGTGCCTTTTCGTTCAATGCCGATTTTATAAAATCGACAAGCGGAAAAAACACCCTTTTCTACGGAATTGAATATGTTTTGGATGATGTGAAATCGGTTGGTAAAATAACAGATGTTACCACTGGAATAACCGAAGCAGGACCATCGCGCTACCCAAAAAGTACTTGGCAGTCAATTGCGGCCTATGTTACGGATGAATATAAAATGACCGATCGCTTTACCCTAAGTGCTGGCGCTCGTTACAATCAGATTATTCTTGATTCTGAATTTGACACTACTTTTTACCCTTTTCCTTTTACGGAAGCAAAATTGAACAATGGCGCGCTAACAGGAAGTTTAGGAGGAGTCTATAGGCCTAGTGATACTTGGGTTCTAAGTACCAATTTGGGTACTGCCTTTCGAGCTCCAAATGTCGATGATGTTGGAAAGGTTTTCGATTCCGCTCCAGGGCAAGTAGTCGTTCCAAATCCTGATCTTAAACCAGAATATGCATATAACGCAGACCTTGGCGTGGCAAAAGTGATTGCAGATGTTATAAAAATCGATGTAACAGGGTATTATACCCATTTAAAAAATTCCATGTTGCGTCGAGATTATAAACTTAACGGTCAGGATAGTATTATGTACCAAGGAGAAATGAGTAAAATACAAGCTATCCAAAACTCCGCTGTTGCTAATGTTTATGGTATTCAGGCCGGAGTTGAGATTAAACTTCCGCAAGGTTTCGGATTAAGTACGGATGTAAATTTCCAAAAAGGAAAAGAGGAACTTGAAAATGGCGACACTAGTCCGATGAGACACGCAGCACCGTTCTTCGGAATTTCACGATTAAACTATAATGCCGAAAAATTGAGTATGGAATTCAATTTTGTTTTTAATGGAAAAAGAGATTTTGACGACATGCCAAATGGTGAAAAGAGTAAAAAGGAAATATATGCACTTGACGAAAATGGAAATATATATTCTCCAGCTTGGTACACCCTTAATTTTAAAGGCCTTTACAAACTCAGCAACTCTATCGATTTAACTGCAGGAATTGAAAACTTGACAGATCAAAGATACAGACCATATGCTTCAGGAATTTCGGGAGCTGGCAGAAATTTTATTATGGCACTTACCGCTCATTTTTAA
- a CDS encoding AOC03_06830 family ribosome hibernation factor, with the protein MNLTLKELKNIHSENCITIIMTTHRTKPDYLNDPLRLKNLIKEVETRLMADTDKKNAAKLLERVNKLADSIDHSQNLESLMLFVNEDVAEYTRLPIKVEDRVVIDETFATRDLIRSMHLETHYYILVLSQEKIRLIEAMNNKAIKEVGKPFPIENTQFFSKNRAANAIASKQTNLIAEFFNQADKDVNAQRKSNPLPVFICALEENHNEYLKIADLKDSIFDVFLDKNKINDPVHSIVEDSWAVVKNYVIEKNNNRKEELKKAVGENKFLSDTNEIWRAISEGKIQTLFIEQGRFQPAVMNNGEIEYVSDDRRNDTGVIDDIYDEMIEANMDFGGDVVFLPKGELDKFNGFGAITRY; encoded by the coding sequence ATGAATTTGACCTTAAAAGAACTGAAAAACATCCATTCCGAAAATTGCATTACCATTATAATGACAACCCATCGGACCAAACCAGATTATTTAAATGATCCGTTACGGTTAAAAAACCTTATTAAAGAGGTGGAAACAAGATTAATGGCTGATACGGATAAGAAAAACGCAGCGAAATTATTGGAAAGAGTAAATAAATTGGCAGATTCCATTGATCACAGTCAAAATTTAGAAAGTTTGATGCTTTTTGTGAATGAGGATGTTGCAGAATATACTCGCTTGCCCATAAAAGTGGAGGACCGTGTGGTTATTGATGAAACCTTTGCCACCCGCGATCTTATTCGTTCTATGCATTTAGAAACCCATTATTATATTTTGGTTCTAAGTCAGGAAAAAATCCGCCTGATTGAAGCTATGAATAACAAAGCAATTAAGGAGGTCGGAAAACCTTTCCCGATTGAAAACACGCAGTTTTTCTCTAAAAATAGAGCAGCAAATGCCATTGCATCAAAACAAACTAATTTGATAGCCGAATTTTTTAATCAAGCCGATAAGGACGTGAATGCGCAGAGAAAGTCGAATCCACTTCCAGTTTTTATTTGTGCGCTTGAGGAAAACCACAATGAATATTTGAAAATAGCGGATTTAAAAGATTCTATTTTTGACGTATTCTTGGATAAAAATAAGATTAATGATCCTGTTCATTCCATCGTTGAGGATTCTTGGGCCGTGGTAAAAAATTACGTAATTGAAAAGAACAATAACCGTAAAGAAGAACTGAAAAAGGCCGTAGGTGAAAATAAATTCCTAAGCGATACCAATGAAATTTGGAGAGCAATTTCCGAAGGAAAAATTCAAACTCTTTTTATTGAACAAGGACGCTTTCAACCGGCAGTAATGAACAATGGCGAAATTGAATATGTGTCTGACGATAGACGAAATGACACAGGAGTTATTGACGATATTTATGATGAAATGATTGAAGCCAATATGGATTTTGGCGGAGACGTTGTTTTTCTTCCCAAGGGTGAACTTGATAAATTCAACGGCTTTGGCGCAATAACCAGATATTAG
- a CDS encoding ABC-F family ATP-binding cassette domain-containing protein encodes MISIDNLAVEFSGDTLFSDVSFVVNENDKIALMGKNGAGKSTMMKIIAGVQKPTRGSVRGPKDAVIAYLPQHLLTDDNCTVFEEASKAFKQIFEMRDEMDRLNKELETRTDYESDAYMDIITKVAELGEKYYALEEINYEAEVEKALRGLGFKRSDLHRQTSEFSGGWRMRIELAKLLLQKPDLILLDEPTNHVDIESVIWLEDFLINKAKAVIVISHDRTFIDNITNRTIEVTMGRIYDYKANYSHYLQLRADRRAHQLKAYEEQQKFIAETQQFIERFKGTYSKTNQVNSRERMLEKLQIIEIDEIDTSALALRFPPAQRSGDYPVIAEGLTKKYGDHIVFNDANMSISRGQKVSFVGRNGEGKSTMIKAIMGEIDFEGICTLGHNAKMGYFAQNQAALLDKELTVFQTVDEVAKGEIRTQIKNILGRFMFSGDDIDKKVGLLSGGEKTRLAMVKLLLEPVNVLILDEPTNHLDLKSKDVLKEALLQFDGTLILVSHDRDFLHGLSEKVFEFKDKRVIEHFETIDDFLQRNRIENLKEMDLKA; translated from the coding sequence ATGATTTCAATAGACAATTTAGCAGTTGAGTTTAGCGGTGATACCCTTTTTAGCGATGTTTCCTTCGTAGTAAATGAAAATGACAAAATAGCTTTAATGGGAAAAAATGGCGCGGGCAAAAGTACGATGATGAAGATTATTGCCGGCGTTCAAAAACCTACCCGCGGAAGTGTTCGTGGTCCAAAAGATGCAGTTATCGCATACTTGCCACAACATCTATTAACTGATGATAATTGTACCGTATTTGAAGAAGCCTCAAAAGCCTTTAAGCAGATTTTTGAAATGCGCGATGAAATGGACAGGCTGAACAAGGAACTTGAAACCCGCACCGATTATGAGAGTGATGCCTATATGGACATTATTACCAAAGTGGCTGAACTTGGTGAGAAGTACTACGCCTTGGAAGAAATAAATTACGAAGCAGAAGTTGAAAAAGCGCTTCGAGGCCTCGGATTTAAAAGAAGTGATTTGCACCGTCAAACTTCCGAGTTTAGTGGAGGATGGCGCATGCGTATTGAATTGGCAAAGCTGCTCCTTCAAAAACCTGATTTAATTTTACTGGATGAACCAACAAATCACGTGGATATTGAATCCGTAATTTGGCTCGAGGATTTCCTAATCAATAAAGCGAAGGCTGTAATAGTAATTTCCCACGATAGAACCTTTATCGACAACATAACAAATAGGACGATTGAAGTTACAATGGGGCGAATCTATGATTACAAAGCCAATTATAGCCATTACCTACAATTGCGCGCAGATAGAAGAGCCCATCAATTGAAGGCATACGAGGAACAACAAAAATTCATTGCCGAAACCCAACAGTTTATTGAGCGCTTTAAAGGAACTTATTCTAAAACAAACCAAGTGAATTCTAGAGAGCGCATGCTCGAAAAACTTCAGATTATTGAGATTGACGAAATAGATACTTCAGCTTTGGCATTGCGTTTTCCTCCAGCACAGCGCAGTGGGGATTACCCCGTAATTGCTGAAGGACTGACTAAAAAATATGGCGACCACATAGTTTTTAATGATGCCAATATGAGCATTTCCCGCGGACAAAAAGTGAGTTTTGTGGGAAGAAATGGTGAAGGAAAATCAACAATGATTAAAGCCATTATGGGCGAAATTGATTTTGAGGGAATCTGCACTCTTGGTCATAATGCCAAAATGGGATATTTTGCCCAAAACCAAGCCGCGCTTTTAGATAAGGAACTAACGGTTTTCCAAACTGTGGATGAAGTCGCCAAGGGTGAAATCAGGACACAAATAAAAAACATACTTGGCCGATTTATGTTCAGTGGTGATGATATCGACAAAAAAGTAGGATTGCTTTCGGGGGGAGAAAAAACCCGTCTAGCAATGGTTAAATTATTGTTGGAACCCGTAAACGTTTTGATTCTCGATGAACCCACAAATCACTTAGATTTAAAATCTAAGGATGTATTAAAAGAGGCACTTCTCCAATTTGATGGGACGCTAATCTTGGTGTCACACGACCGTGATTTCCTTCACGGACTTTCAGAAAAAGTATTTGAGTTTAAGGACAAACGCGTAATTGAACATTTTGAAACCATCGACGATTTTCTTCAGCGCAATAGAATTGAAAATCTGAAGGAGATGGATTTGAAAGCTTAG